TCGAGCAAGGCGGCCTGGGTCTTCGGCGGCGCGCGGTTGATCTCGTCGGCCAACACGACGTTCGCGAACACCGGGCCGGGCGTGAAGTGGAACTCGCCGGTCTCCTCCTCGAAGACGTACGAGCCGGTGATGTCGGAGGGCATCAGGTCCGGCGTAAACTGGATCCGGGCGAACTCGAGGCCGAGCGCGGTGGCGAACGACCGCGCCGTCAGCGTCTTGCCCGTACCGGGCACGTCCTCGAGCAGCACGTGCCCGCGGGCGAGCACCCCCGCGATGACTTCCTCGAGGACGGTTCGGTCGGCGACGACGGCGGAGAGAATCTCGTCGACGACGGCCTCCACCGTCGCCGCGGCGTCGGGGACTGACATACCGATACCGTGTCCTACGAAAACTTATATCTCCCGACGGCCGACACGATCGCCGTTGCCGTCGTAGGGCCGTCGAACTCGACCCGTCTCAGTCGTCGAACCCGGCTGACGCGGCGTCGTTCGACGGGCCGCTCCGATAGACCGCGTAGAGGACCAGCACCGCGATCAGGAAGTCGAACCCGTGTTCGACGAGGTGGTGGACCGTCATCGGGATCAGGCCGAGGACCGTCCCCAGGCCGGTCACCGACCGGACGACCAGAACGCCGAGGACGATCGTGATCAGGAGATACCGGAAGGTCCGGCGCCGGGAGTAGGCGACCAGGCCGGCCACGAACAGGGCGGTCGTCCCGAGCACGGCCAGGACGATGACGGCGATGAGGACGGGGGCGAGCTGGGGGTTCAGCCAGTCGCCGAAGAGCGCCGCCGGCGTCGACGGTGTGAGCGTCATGCGATCGATACCGGACATGGGCGAGACGGATACCTATTCGCTTCGGTGCGTCGCGCGCTCCCGCTTCGGCGACTTCCCCGGACGCTCGTGTGCGCGTGAAAACGCCGACCGGGGCGCGACCCTCGGTTCTCGACGCCTGGGAACGCCCCGAACCCGTTATATGTCCCCCGGCGCTACCGACGAGACGACCCACGGGACGGGCACTCGCTACCGATGACCGACACACGACAGAAGATCCGCGCCCACGTCGGCGCGAACGCCGGCGTTCACTTCAACGAACTCGTTCGGGAGTCCGACTTCGCACCGGGTCAGGTGCAGTATCACGTCCGGCGACTGCTCGACGACGAGCGGCTCGTCCGCGAGGAGTTCTACGGTCGGACCCACTACTACCCCCCGAAGTACGACGCGTGGGAGCGGGCCGCGCTGGCGTTATTCCGTCGGGAGACCGCCCGCGAGATCGTCGTCTACCTGATCGAGCACGAACCGGCCGCACCAGGCGACGTCGCCGACGCTCTCGGGATCGCACGCAGTACGCTGGAGTATCATCTGGATCGCCTGGTCGAACACGGAATCGTCGAGAAGCGCTACGACGATCGCAACCGGGTCCAACTCGAACTCGCTGCGCCCGAAGCGACGGGCGAACTCCTGACGACGGTGACGCCGACGGTCCCCGATCGGTTCGTCGATCGGTTCACGCGGCTCGTCGACGAGTTGCTCGCGGGGACCGGCAACTCGCAGTAAGGACATCGCGTTTTCGACCTCCATAATCGCCGCCGTACAGCCCGCAGCCGTCGCTTTCCGTACTCACTGCATTCCGGGCGTGTCCTCGAGCCGGTCGTAGTGGTCGTTCATCACGGATAGCGTCGCGATCAGCGCGCCGAGGACGACCGGGCCATAGAACAGGCCCATGACGCCGAAGGCGTAGACCCCGCCGAGGACGCCGAGGATGATGACCGCGGGGTTGAGTTCGGCGTACCGGTCGACCAGAATCGGCCGGAGGTAGTCGTCCGAGAGGCCGACGACGACCGCGCTGTAGGCGAACAGCGCCGCCGCCAGCAGCGGCTCGCCGGTCAGGAAGAGATACCCCACGGCGGGCCCCCAGATGAGGAACGAGCCGATGAGCGGGATCAGCGAGAGGATGATCATGACGAACGTCCAGAACGCGGCGTTGGGAATTCCGGTCGCTAACAATCCGAGACCGGCGATGGTTCCCTGGATGATCGCGATCAGTACGTGGCCGGCGAGGACCGCCCACATGACCTCGTCTAACTTCCGATAGAAATCGTCCTGCGCATCGTCGGGCAGCGGCGTCAGTTCCCGCAGCCAGGCCAACAGATCGCTGCCGTCCTTGAGCAGGTAGTACAGCAGGAAGATCGCGAGCCCCAGCCCGATCAGGGTGTGCGTGATCGTGCTGAACCACTCGGTCGAGCGCTCGAGGACCACCGTACCGGCGCTCTGTGCGGCGTCGGCGAGCGCCGACGGGAGGTCGACCGACTGTCCGGTCTGTTCCTCGATCGCCCGCTCGAGTTCGATCAGTTGGAGGTCGTCCGTGTTGACCCGCTCGAGGAGTCGCCTGGCGTCGCTGGCGACCGCCACGCCGATGGCCAGCAGCGGGACGACGAAGCCGGCGACCGCGAGCCCGACGAGCCCGAAGGCGGAGATCGACGGCGAGATGCGGTTCTCAAGCCGTTTCTGGGCCGGATAGAGGACGTACGCGAGGAGGATGGCCCCGAGGACGTACTGGAAGAACGGGAGCACGAGCAACAGCGAGAGGTACACGAAGAGGGCAACGAGGACGAGGAGAAATCCCTTACTGAGATTCACATCGGTTATTTGCACCGTACCCGAGATAAAACTACGGCCGTAACTTATCTCCAGTCGGGACTGTCGTAATCACCCGTCACACGGCTTCAAGGGTCTGGTTCGCGAACGACTAGTTGGATGTCGACCCAGCTCGATCCTCTTTCGCTCTCGGCCGATCTCCTGTATACGGTCAAGACCGAGGGCGACGCCGAGCCGTTGCGGGAGCACCTCGCGACGCTCGAGCGATCGCAGCTGGAGCGGGCGCTGTCCAGCCGCGAGGGGAAACTCGCCTTCTGGCTCAACTGTTACAACGCGTACGCCCAGCTCCTGTTGGAGGAGGAAGACGACGATCTGTTCGACGGCGGGCTGGTCAACCGCTGGAAGTTCTTCGCGCGCGATCGGATCCCGGTCAGCGGGGCCTGGCTGAGTCTCAACGACATCGAACACGGACTGCTCCGTAGTTCGAAGCATTCCTGGGGATTCGGCTACCTGCCGCGCCTGTTCCCCTCCTCGTTCGAACGGCAGTTCCGCCTCCCGGAGTGCGATCCCCGGATTCACTTCGCGCTGAGCCACGGTGCCGAGCACTGTCCGCCGATCGCCGTCTACTCTCCCCGCGACGTCGACGAGGAACTCGACATCGCCATCGAGTGGTTCTTAGAGGAGAACGTCACCTACGACGCCGAGGGCGACACGGCGACGATCCCGCGGCGCTTCCGGCAGTTCCGCGGCGACTTCGGCGGGCGACGCGGCATCGTCGACTTCCTCCGCGAGTACAACGCCGTCCCGGACGACGCCGACACCAGGCCGTCTCTCGAGTACGAACGCGTCGATCGGTCCGCGGAGCTCGACGTCAATTTAGAGGGCGACGAAGTCCGCCCGTAGTCGGCGTCGACGCGTCGCGAACTCGTCGCCGCCTCGCGATCGGTTCGTCTCGTCGGCACGCGGTGACCGCATTCGTAACGATACCAGTAGTTGGTAAGACGGTTTCTTTATTCAGCGTGAGGAGTGAAACTCGCGTTCAGTATAGATGAAGGACATTGCAGTGCTACGGAACGATCGTCACGGGAACGGACGATCTTTTTACGACGGCTTTCGCCACACTACCGAGTAATGCTTCCTCCATACCGGATCGGCCACGACTGCCCATGACGATGTGATCCACTCCCATGTTCTCGGTATATTCGAGGATTTTCTCATCAGGCGCTCCCGCCTCAATCACTGTTTTGATTTCACGGTCACGTGCTGCACCCTTGCTACGGTACTCGTCAAAGATCTGTTCGATGACTTCACGTCGCTCCTGCTCGATTTGTCGAGATTTCTCGTAGTCAAACCCCTCAGCGCGCACCTGGTTGAACACGGTGAGCGGATTGAGGACGTGCAAGAGAGTTATTGTCGGCTCCGGTATCTCTTCTAAAACGTATTCAAAGGCGCTCTCAGAACTGGATGAGGAGTCTACCGGAACGAGGATATGCTGTTCCATGTCTATCATTCGCTCCGAATGGGCACCAATCTTTCCATTGGGTGTAATATATAGCACAGATTCGAATGAAACAGACACATTCGTGAACATTAATAAGACTGTCGTGCTAAGATACTCAGACATCGGTGTGTGCTGCATACGCGCCTTGTGTTCGGCACGATACTACGGTTACATCCCGTATACGATGAATCCGTCAGCGGTCAATACCACACGTACTTATCAAACCGCCCGACTCAGTTTCAGATAATAATTCTGAATAAAGAAACCGCGCTACTATCTACTGATACCGAGACGCGATTACGGCCGCGCCCGACTCACTCGTCTCGCGCTTTCCGTTCGATGGTCGCTGTCGGCGCGCTGCGCATCACGCTCCGGGCCGCTCGCTCGGCGTTCGACCGCGAGGCGTACCCTTCGCCGCTGTCGGCGACGATGTTCCCGTTCCAGTGGACCAGGCGCCAGCGCCACTGGCCCGCTCTGTCCTCGTAGACCTCGAAGCGGCTGGTCCGACCGGTCTCGGCCGGCTCTCCCGGTTCAGTTTCGGTTTCGGCCTCGGCCTCGGCTCCGCTGTCCGCGTCCGTAGCGGCCGTCTCGTCGGCGCCGGCCGCCGCCTCGCCCTCGCGGCCCCCCTGATCGGCCATCCTTTCGAGCGGCATCACCGCCGCAGCGGGATCGACGTCCCGGTGCTCGTCCTCCCCCTCATCCTCGCCCTCGGCGCGGGCCTGGCCCGTGCCCGACTCGTCCGGTTCCCGATCGGAGACCCGCACGCTCGTCCCGTCGGGGTCGTCCCACTCCAGTTCCAGTTCGAGTTCGCCGACGGGCGGCTCCGCCGCGGCGTCGCGCTCGGCCTCGAACTCGGCGACGACGCGCTCGGGAACCGCAATGTGTGCGGTCCGATCGTCGCTGTCCATGCGGACGGGACGGCCGTTCTCGAACGCGGTCGCGAACTCGCGGAAGACGGCGGCGAGGTCCGCGCGGTCGTACGCACGCTCGAGTTCGAACTCGGTGGATTCGCCTCCGTCGTCCGCGTTCGATTCGTCCGGTCGATCGGCGTCGTCGGGTGTCTCAGCCATAGCGGCGCTACGACGGACGGCGAGTTAGTGGTTCGTGTCACCGCTGACCGCCGTAGTCGGAGCGTTTTTGTCGCCGCGCTGTCTTCGCTCGGCCGTGACTTCCCGCGACCGCCAGGCCGACCGAGCGGCGGTGTTCGACCGCGACGGACACGCCTGTTGCCACTGCGGCACCGGCGACGACGCGACGCCCCTCCGAACGTACGCCGTCGACGGCGTTTCCGACGCCGGCGACCGAGAGCAGGATCGGGCCCACGAGAGCGCGCTCGTGACCGTCTGCGGAGACTGCTACGCGACGCTCGACGCACCGCCCGCGGCGGACCCGATCAGGGACGGCGAACTATTTCGCATCGTCCGCGAGACCACGCGGGTCCAGAGCGCGACCATCGCCGACGTGGCTTCGTTCGCGTCGCTCGCGACCTCGCTACCGACCCTCGACGCCGAGCCTGCCGACGCGGTGGCCGAGTCAATCGCGGAGTACCGCCGCACCCGCCGCGACGTGTCGCTCGCGCTCGATATCGTCACCGCTCGCCTCGAGCGACTCGACGCGATCGAGGAGAACGCGTTCGACCCCGAGGTCCGAGCTGCGCTCGCGGCCTTCGCCGAGACGGCGGCGACGCTCCAGTCGACGCTCCGCAAGGTCGTCGCGCTCGGCGAGACGGTCGCGAGCGGGCTCGATCGCTGTCACGGCTGTTTCGAGCGACTCGAGAGCGACGGCGAGAGCGGTGGCCGCCGGACGGCGTGTCCGGTCTGCGGGCTCGCGGCGTCCGAGACGGCCGACTGGGAACGAGACGGTATCGTCGCGTTCGACCGGCTGTTCGCGACGATCAACGAGACGCTGCAGGACGCTGCCGCGACGACCGAGACACTGACGACGCAGACGACGACGCTGGCCGAACAGCTCACGGCTCAGTGAACGGTCCGAATCCGGTACGACCGACTCGTCAGGAATCGGCGCTGTCGCTCCCGCTGAAATTCGCGATCGTCTCCTCGGAGACCCCACCCCGCGAGAACAGCGTGACGATGTCGTCGGGCCGGATCTCCGTGTCGCCGTGGGGCGTCACCACGGAGTCGTCGCGCTCGATCGCGATGACGAGCGTGTCGTCGGAGAGGGTGTCACTGCGGGCCGCGTCCTGAATGCTCGTCCCGGCGACCCGGGCGTCCCGATCGACCGTGACTTCGGCGACTTCGGCGTCGCCCGAGAGGCTGATAAAGTCCGTGAGCACGGCGTCCCGCGGGCCATCGTCGGGCCCGTAGGGCGAGTACGCGCAGGTCGTTTCGGTCTGGACCAGAACCTCGTCCTCGATCTCGACACCGAGGTCCGACAGCGAGCGCGCGATCCGGCGCAGATCTTCGGTGTCCTTCCCGACCGCGAGCACGTGTAAGTTCCGCCGGCCGGTCATCAGCTCGCGGACGTTGACGACGCCCGGAATGATCCGCGCCTGGCGTGCGATCGATTCGCGCTCGGAGACCGGGGCGTTGCACATGAAGAGGTTGGGGAGATGGGCCTCGGCCCGTTCGAAGTCGATAGCCGCGTGATAGCCGGTGATGACGTCCCGGTCCTCGAGTTGGGCGATGCGGTTGCGGATCGTGCCGGGGGAGACGTTCACGTCGTCGGCGATCGTCGGGGCCGACGTGTTTCGGGCGTCGTCCATCAACGCGTGGATGATTCGACGATCGATCTCGTCGAGTCAGTGGTCCATATACTTCGCTCGTACTCGGAGCGATACTATATGCTCCGTTGATTCACCGCGGTATCGGCGGCTTTCGGCCGGCATCGGTCACCGCATCGCGAGGGGGACGCAACTGAGAACTGAGCGACAGCGCTACAGTTGGGTCGCGGCCTCGAGCGTGATGTCGATCGCTCGGCCGACGTTGTTCTTCGCCTTGTCCGGCAGTTCGTCGTCCTCGGTGTTCGTCCCCTTCTGCGTGCCCTCGACCAGGTTCCCGTCGACGGTACAGATCGCGCCGGCGCGCAGGCCCTTGCGGCGGGCAAGCGAGAAGACGGCGGCGGCCTCCATCTCGACCGCGAGCAGGCCGGCGGCCTCCCAGTCGTCGACGTGCTCGTCGGTTTCGGCGTAGAAGGCGTCGTCGGAGACGATGGGGCCGACGTGGACGTCCTCGTCGTTCGCTTCGGCGGAGTCGACCAGCGCCGAGAGCACGTCGTAGTCCGGTACCGCGGGGTACTCGGCGGCCTCGTAGCGCTTGCTCGTGCCCTCGTTTTTCGCGGCGCCGGTCGCGACGATCATGTCGCCGATCTCGATCTCCGACTGGAGGGCGCCGGTCGTCCCGACGCGGACGAACGTCTCGACGCCGACGTTTGCTAGCTCCTCGATGGCGATCGCGGCGGAGGGGCAGCCGATCCCCGTCGAGCAAATCGTCAGCTCCCGACCCTCGTAGGTGGCGTTGACGATCTTGTACTCGCGGTTGCTCGCGACCGTCTCCGCCTCGTCGCAGTGGTCGGCGATGCGATCGACCCGTCCCGGATCGCCCGGGATGAGCGCGATGTCTGTCAGCTCTCCGTCGTCGACCAGCAGGTGTGGCTGCGTCGCCATACCGTCGCGTTCCGCGGGCTGCGAGAAAAAAGGTTCGAGGAAGGGTCGAGGAGCGGCCGATTCGAATCGGCGATCCTCAACGCCACCCCGGGTCCCCGCATCCGCTCGGTGTGATAGTGGTGGTGTGGGTGTCGCAAACGGCAGTCGGTCGTCGGTTGTCGGTCAGTGATCACCGCTGGGGGATCGATCAGCCGGACGCACGTCGACGCGCTCGGGTCGGATCGTGACCACTGCGTCGTCGAGTTCGAACTCGACCAGGCCGGTCGCCCGCGCGGTGCCGCGATTGGTCTCGGCGAAGAGACTGTCGAGCGCGTCCGGATCGATGTAGTCGTACAGCTGCGTGCTGGCGCCGGTTACGTCGTCTCCGTAATACCGGGCCAGCGCCATCGCAGCGGCGATACTCGGCGGTTCATCCGCACCTCGTTCGTACTGGACCGGTCGTCGGAGACCGCATCCGTTGGACTGGTTTACCCTTCCTTCCGTCATGTCTCTCAGTCACGAGATCGTGACCATTCACTCGAGTGGGCAACGGCGCCGCCCATATAACTACCGTCAGACAACATCGGGTGAGAACCGCCCGATGGAAGCTGATTTTAGGTGTTCTAGGGATACTAAGTAGGTACCGGTCACGTTCGCCGACTGAGAACGTCCTCGACCGCCGCCGCCGTCGGCGCGCTCCGCGCTCCGTCGCGGCCCGCGGTCAGCGCACCACAGGCGTTTCCGTACGCGAGCGCGCGGTCGATCGCCGCATCCTCGATCCAGGTTGCGAGAAAACCCGCGGCGAAGGCGTCGCCCGCCCCGGCCGTGTCGACGGGTTCGACGTCGAACCCCTCGTGGACGAACTCGCCGTCCGGGGTGTACGCCTCCGCCCCGTCGGCCCCGCAGGTGACGACGACGATCTGCTCGTCGGCCGCCGGGTCGATCGACTCGGCCTCGAACAGGGCCGTCGCCTCCCGGTCGGTCAGGAAGATAATATCGGCGAGTGAGAGCGCCTCACCGTAGTCTCGGTCCGCGAGCCGACGGCCCGGGTCGAAACTGACCGGCACGTCGGCCTCGCTGGCGAGCCTGGCGATCGCCGCGGCCGTGTTCGGGCGCTGCCCCGTGAGGTGGACGTGGTCGGCCGCGCGGATGCGAGCCGGTTCGAGGTCCGCCGGAGTGACGGCCTCGTTGACCCCGTCGTTACCGAGGATCGCGACCTCGCCGCTCTCGTCGACCAGCAGGTACTTGACGGCCGTGTCGGCTCCGTCGATGACCCGGACGCCCCCGATGGAGACGCCGGCGTCCTCGAGTTCGCGCCTGGCGAGCAGGCCGTTGTCGTCGTCGCCGACGCTACCGATCAGTCCGGCGTCGACGTCGAGTCCGGCGAGGGCGGCGGCGACGTTGGCGGCGCTGCCGCCGCCGGACTGGCGTTGCGAGCGGATCGAGGCTTCGCCGTCGGGTTCGGGGAGTCTGTCGACGCGAAGGGTCACGTCCCAGTTGACGTGGCCGGCGGTGAGTACGGTGACCGAATCCATTCCACGATGCTGGAGAAACGATACCGGCCGGGAAAAACCTAGGTGACTGCCTGCGACGCCCGAGGATCCGCGCGCAATCGCGATCGGCCAATCGCTGCAGGAAGCGGGGCTGACGGCCGCTCAGGTCACGATGAACAGCAACACGTTGTGGACGGCCGGACCGAGCCCGACCGCGGCGACCAGCGCCAGAAGCGTCCGGGCCTGTCGGGGCTGTTCTTCGACGTACTCCCGGAACAGCCCGAGGATGACCAGCCCGAGGACGACCTTGACGAGGACGAACAGCCAGCCGGCGCCGACGTACTCGGCGGTCGGCAGCGACTCGCCGGCCTCGAGGATCAGGAGGGACAGCGGGACGTCCTCGCCGACCGCGAGCACATCGTAGCCGATCGCGGTCGTGACGCCGTCTAAGGTGTGGGCGAAGACGACGAGCACGCCGGTCGCGCCCGTGGTCGCCGCAACGTCGGTAAACCAGAGACTCAGCGCGATCCAGGCGATGGTGGTGACGATACCGGTGACGACGACGGCGATGACGGGCCAGAACGGATCGAACGTCCCCGCGTCGATACTCTGGAGGATCGCGACCATCGCGAAGACGGTGAAAAACGCCGTCCCGGCGACGCCGACGAACCTGGCGATCGTCGGCTGAAGCCCGCCGATGTGGAGGAAGACCGCGACGATCCAGACGATTCCAGCGACGATCGCCGTCACGACGTAGACCATCGGCGCGCTGAACAGCGGTTCGATGGCCGGCGGAAACGCGTCCAGCTTGTAGAGGACGTGCAGCGCCGCCCCGAACATCATCCACGGCGCGAAGGCCAGGACCGACCGATCGGTCACCGGCGGGTCGATCGCCCACAGCAGCGCGACGACGCCCCCGAGAATCACGACGGCCGGAACGAGCAGATACCACGGCGGAACGACAAATCCCTCGGGCAAGACCATATAGGGGCTACTGGGTCACACCAGTCACTAACACTTTCCGATTAGCGACGATTCACGAGCGCGAGAGATACACCGCTGAGATGGAGACCGGGATTCCCAGAATAGCGGAAATCGATCGTCTCACGCTTCCCAGGGTTCGTCCGTCGTCTCGCCAAAGAGCTCTCGCATGAGTGTCACGATGCTCTCCGGCGGGAACTGGCCGCGCTCGGTGACGATCGCGTCGACGTACCGCGGCGGGGTGACGTCGAAGGCAGGGTTCTCGACGACCAGGCCGTCGTCCGCATCGTCGAGGTCGTCCTCGGCGGCGAGCACCTCCCGCTCGTCGCGCATCTCGATCTCGACGGTGTGGCCGGTCATCGTGTCAGGGTGGAGCTTGATCGTCTGGGCCGCGACCATCACCGGCACGCCCCGCTCGCGGGCGTTGACCGCCAGGCCGCTGGTCCCGACCTTGTTGACGACGCTGCCGTCGGCCGCGATGCTGTCGGCGCCGACGAGCACGTGATCTGCCCGGTCTAAGTACCGGCGGGCCGCGTTGTCGACGATCAGCGTCACCGGGACGTCCCGCTCGCGCAACTGTCGAGCCGTGATGTGGCCCTGCTTGCGCGGCCTGGTCTCCTTGACGATCGCTTCGATCTCCTTGCCCGCGTCGAGGGCGGCCTCGATACACGAGAGAGCGTCCGTCGAGTGGCAGTGAGTCATCACGATGTCCCCGTCGCGCAGTCGGTTCGCGCCGATCTCGCCGAGTTTGTCCTGGGCCTGGTCGAGGTCGCGCCGGAACGCCTCGGCGCGGGCGATCGTCGATTTCCGCAGGTCGGCGACGGTCTCGCCGTCCGTTCCGCGGAGCACGTACCGGAGAGCGTTCGGGAGGCTGACCGCGGTCGGCCTGGTCTCGTAGAGCGACTTCGCGGCGGCTCGCAGCTGGCGGCGGAACGCCGCCGGGGTCTCGGCCTCGGACCGGTCGGCCTGGCTCGCCAGCGCCGCCGCGGCCGCGTCGGCGATCGTCGCCGCGCCGCGGATCCGCATCGCGGCGATGTCCTCGGCGGTGGATTCGACGGTCGGGGCGACGCCGGGATCGTCGTCGGCCATGCGGACGAGTTACACCCCGCCGGTGAAAAGTGATCGGGCGGCTTTTTGCCCGTCGGGCGAGTCGGGCCGGGTATGGATCGCAGCGAACTCGCCCCCCTGATCGACCACACCGTCCTCGGCCCGGAGACGACCCCCGCCGACGTCCGCGAGGTCCTCGACGCGGCCGCCGAACACGGCATGAACGCCTGTATCCCACCGTACGCGATCGAACTGGCTGCCGATTACGCCCCCGACGTGACCCTCGCGACGGTGATCGGTTTCCCCCACGGCCAACACGCCCCCGAGGTGAAACGCCGCGAAGGCGTGGCGGCCTGGCAGGACGGCGCGGACGAGCTCGACGTCGTGATCAACGTCGGTCGCCTGCGGGCGGGCGACGACGAGGCCGTCAGGAAGGAGCTCGCGGAACTGGTCGCGGCCGTCCCGATCCCGGTGAAGGTGATCATCGAGACCGCGCTCCTGACCGACGACGAGAAGCGGCGAGCCTGCGAGGCCGCCGAAGAAGCCGACGCCGCGATGGTCAAGACCTCGACCGGGTTCGCCGACGGGGGCGCTACCGTCGACGACGTCGAACTCATGAGCGAGTTCCTCCCGGTCAAGGCCAGCGGCGGCATCGGCAGCTACGAGACGGCCGTGGACATGCTCGACGCCGGCGCCGAACGGATCGGCGCCTCCAGCGGCGTCGAGATCCTCGACGGCGCGCCGGAATAGCGCGGGCGACGTCCGATAGGTACTGTTTTGGTCGCTCCCCGTCCAACGGGAGGCTATGCGCGATCGAGTGCGGGCTCGCCTCGTCGCATTCGCGAGACGGCTCCGTCGGCTGGAGCGGCGCGAACTCGACGCCTTCTTCCGGTGGCTCGAACACACCGGGAACCTGTTGCACCTCTCGGTGCTCGTCTTCGTCCCCCTGCTGATCGCCGCGGTGACCTGGCTGGCCAACGCGACCGCGGCCATCTCGTTTCTGCTCTTCCCGCCGCTGGCCTCCGGGGCGTACACCCTCTTCGCCGATCCCGAGGGAACGTACGCCACGCCCTGGAAGTTCGTCGGCGGGATGACCGTCGGCGCCTGCTGTGGCTGGCTCGCGCTCGCACTCGCAAGCGCGATCGGGCTGGACGGCGGCGGCGTCAGCGCCTCCGGCGCCGCGCTCGGCGTCTTCTTCACCGGCACCTGCACCTGGGCGCTCGACTTGGAGGAGCCGACGGCGTTCTCGACCGCCCTGCTCGTGCTCGTGACCGGGAACGCACACGCGGCCTACGTCCTCGGCATCGTCGTCTCGAGTTCGTTCGTCGCGGTCGCGTTCGTCGCCTGGCGACGCCACTTCTACGAGGAGCGTGCCCGATATCTCTACGGGACGACCAGCGGGGACGATCACGTGTTCGTGCCGATGGGAAGCGACGATATCGACGGCGATGCCGACGGCACCGTCGACGAATCGGTCGCTCGCTTCGGCGCGTCGATCGCCGCCGCCCACGACGCCGGCAAGGTGGTCCTCTTCGACGTCGTCGACGAGGGCGCCGCAGCGGAGGCGGTCGGCGAGTCCGGCGGGAACGTCGGCCGGACCGAGTCGGCCGCTACTACGACCGAGCGCGTCGCCGGCGACGCCGCTCGCCGGCTGGAATCGCTCGCGGCCGAGTTAGAGGAGGCGTACGGCGTGCCCTGCGAGTTCGTCGTCGCTGCCGACGGCGGACTTTCTGCGAGTCTCGTCCTGCAGACGGCGCAGCGACAGAACTGCGATCTCATCGTCGCGCCTTACGCCGAGAGCGACCGCGGCGGCCTTTCGCCGTTCATCAAGGGGCTGTTCGACAGCGAGATCGACGTGATCGCCTTCCGGTCGAACGACGGCCGGGAGCGCTGGCGACACGGCCTGGTCGCGGCCCGCGGCGCCGGCGATACCGCGCGGGCGATGCTCGACTTCGCGATTCGGGTCACCGGGTCCCACC
This window of the Natrinema salifodinae genome carries:
- a CDS encoding AI-2E family transporter, with amino-acid sequence MNLSKGFLLVLVALFVYLSLLLVLPFFQYVLGAILLAYVLYPAQKRLENRISPSISAFGLVGLAVAGFVVPLLAIGVAVASDARRLLERVNTDDLQLIELERAIEEQTGQSVDLPSALADAAQSAGTVVLERSTEWFSTITHTLIGLGLAIFLLYYLLKDGSDLLAWLRELTPLPDDAQDDFYRKLDEVMWAVLAGHVLIAIIQGTIAGLGLLATGIPNAAFWTFVMIILSLIPLIGSFLIWGPAVGYLFLTGEPLLAAALFAYSAVVVGLSDDYLRPILVDRYAELNPAVIILGVLGGVYAFGVMGLFYGPVVLGALIATLSVMNDHYDRLEDTPGMQ
- a CDS encoding HalOD1 output domain-containing protein; this translates as MTEGRVNQSNGCGLRRPVQYERGADEPPSIAAAMALARYYGDDVTGASTQLYDYIDPDALDSLFAETNRGTARATGLVEFELDDAVVTIRPERVDVRPADRSPSGDH
- a CDS encoding DUF7471 family protein, with translation MTLTPSTPAALFGDWLNPQLAPVLIAVIVLAVLGTTALFVAGLVAYSRRRTFRYLLITIVLGVLVVRSVTGLGTVLGLIPMTVHHLVEHGFDFLIAVLVLYAVYRSGPSNDAASAGFDD
- a CDS encoding carbohydrate kinase family protein, with the protein product MDSVTVLTAGHVNWDVTLRVDRLPEPDGEASIRSQRQSGGGSAANVAAALAGLDVDAGLIGSVGDDDNGLLARRELEDAGVSIGGVRVIDGADTAVKYLLVDESGEVAILGNDGVNEAVTPADLEPARIRAADHVHLTGQRPNTAAAIARLASEADVPVSFDPGRRLADRDYGEALSLADIIFLTDREATALFEAESIDPAADEQIVVVTCGADGAEAYTPDGEFVHEGFDVEPVDTAGAGDAFAAGFLATWIEDAAIDRALAYGNACGALTAGRDGARSAPTAAAVEDVLSRRT
- a CDS encoding DUF547 domain-containing protein codes for the protein MSTQLDPLSLSADLLYTVKTEGDAEPLREHLATLERSQLERALSSREGKLAFWLNCYNAYAQLLLEEEDDDLFDGGLVNRWKFFARDRIPVSGAWLSLNDIEHGLLRSSKHSWGFGYLPRLFPSSFERQFRLPECDPRIHFALSHGAEHCPPIAVYSPRDVDEELDIAIEWFLEENVTYDAEGDTATIPRRFRQFRGDFGGRRGIVDFLREYNAVPDDADTRPSLEYERVDRSAELDVNLEGDEVRP
- a CDS encoding amphi-Trp domain-containing protein — its product is MAETPDDADRPDESNADDGGESTEFELERAYDRADLAAVFREFATAFENGRPVRMDSDDRTAHIAVPERVVAEFEAERDAAAEPPVGELELELEWDDPDGTSVRVSDREPDESGTGQARAEGEDEGEDEHRDVDPAAAVMPLERMADQGGREGEAAAGADETAATDADSGAEAEAETETEPGEPAETGRTSRFEVYEDRAGQWRWRLVHWNGNIVADSGEGYASRSNAERAARSVMRSAPTATIERKARDE
- a CDS encoding nucleoside phosphorylase → MATQPHLLVDDGELTDIALIPGDPGRVDRIADHCDEAETVASNREYKIVNATYEGRELTICSTGIGCPSAAIAIEELANVGVETFVRVGTTGALQSEIEIGDMIVATGAAKNEGTSKRYEAAEYPAVPDYDVLSALVDSAEANDEDVHVGPIVSDDAFYAETDEHVDDWEAAGLLAVEMEAAAVFSLARRKGLRAGAICTVDGNLVEGTQKGTNTEDDELPDKAKNNVGRAIDITLEAATQL
- a CDS encoding Lrp/AsnC family transcriptional regulator — its product is MDRRIIHALMDDARNTSAPTIADDVNVSPGTIRNRIAQLEDRDVITGYHAAIDFERAEAHLPNLFMCNAPVSERESIARQARIIPGVVNVRELMTGRRNLHVLAVGKDTEDLRRIARSLSDLGVEIEDEVLVQTETTCAYSPYGPDDGPRDAVLTDFISLSGDAEVAEVTVDRDARVAGTSIQDAARSDTLSDDTLVIAIERDDSVVTPHGDTEIRPDDIVTLFSRGGVSEETIANFSGSDSADS
- a CDS encoding winged helix-turn-helix transcriptional regulator, with the translated sequence MTDTRQKIRAHVGANAGVHFNELVRESDFAPGQVQYHVRRLLDDERLVREEFYGRTHYYPPKYDAWERAALALFRRETAREIVVYLIEHEPAAPGDVADALGIARSTLEYHLDRLVEHGIVEKRYDDRNRVQLELAAPEATGELLTTVTPTVPDRFVDRFTRLVDELLAGTGNSQ
- a CDS encoding universal stress protein, coding for MEQHILVPVDSSSSSESAFEYVLEEIPEPTITLLHVLNPLTVFNQVRAEGFDYEKSRQIEQERREVIEQIFDEYRSKGAARDREIKTVIEAGAPDEKILEYTENMGVDHIVMGSRGRSGMEEALLGSVAKAVVKRSSVPVTIVP